The following coding sequences lie in one Mus musculus strain C57BL/6J chromosome 11, GRCm38.p6 C57BL/6J genomic window:
- the Olfr380 gene encoding olfactory receptor 380, whose protein sequence is MIKNNQTLFNQFLLLGLPIPAEHQQLFFALFLSMYLTTILGNLIIIILIRLDSHLHTPMYLFLSNLSFSDLCFSSVTMPKLLQNMQSQDTSITYAGCLTQMYFFVLFGGLEIFLLVVMAYDRYVAICLPLHYTSIMSLKLCVCLVLLSWVISILNSMLHTLLLARLSFCEDNMIRHFFCDMSALLKLACSDIYINELMIFILGGPLMVIPFLLIVMSYVQIIFSILKASSTRAIYKVFSTCGSHLTVVSLFYGTIIGLYLCPSANNFTAKEASIAIMYTVVTPMLNPFIYSLRNRDIKEALINVLIKKIPL, encoded by the coding sequence ATGATAAAGAACAACCAAACTCTCTTCAACCAGTTCCTCCTCCTGGGCCTGCCGATCCCTGCAGAGCACCAGCAACTGTTCTTTGCCCTGTTCCTGTCCATGTACCTCACCACCATCCTGGGgaacctcatcatcatcatcctcattcGACTGGACTCCCAtctccacacacccatgtacttgtTTCTCAGCAACTTGTCCTTCTCTGATCTCTGCTTTTCCTCTGTCACAATGCCCAAGTTGCTGCAGAACATGCAGAGCCAGGACACATCCATCACCTATGCAGGCTGCCTGACACAAATgtacttttttgttctttttggagGCCTGGAAATCTTCCTCCTTGTGgtcatggcctatgaccgctatgtggccatctgccttCCCCTTCACTACACCAGCATCATGAGTCtcaagctctgtgtgtgtctggtgctgcTGTCCTGGGTGATTAGTATACTGAATTCCATGTTACACACTCTACTCTTGGCTAGGTTGTCATTCTGTGAGGACAACATGATCCGCCACTTTTTCTGTGACATGTCTGCCCTGCTCAAGTTGGCCTGCTCTGATATTTATATAAATGAACTTATGATATTTATCTTGGGAGGACCCCTTATGGTCATTCCATTCTTACTCATTGTTATGTCCTATGTACAAATTATCTTCTCTATTCTAAAGGCTTCATCTACTCGGGCCATCTACAAGGTCTTCTCtacctgtggctcccacctgacTGTGGTGTCACTATTCTATGGGACAATTATTGGTCTCTACTTATGTCCATCAGCTAATAACTTTACAGCAAAGGAGGCTTCTATTGCCATAATGTACACAGTGGTGACTCCCATGCTAAACCCTTTCATCTATAGCCTGAGGAACAGAGATATAAAGGAGGCCCTTATAAACGTTCTTATCAAGAAAATACCTTTATAA
- the Olfr378 gene encoding olfactory receptor 378 has protein sequence MTRRNQTVISQFLLLGLPIPPEHQQLYYALLLSMYLTTVLGNLIIIILILLDSHLHTPMYLFLSNLSFADLCFSSVTMPKLLQNMQSKVPSIPYAGCLAQIYFFLYFGDLGNFLLVAMAYDRYVAICFPLHYMSIMSPRLCVSLVLLSWVLTTFHAMLHTLLMARLSFCEDNVIPHYFCDMSTLLKVACSDTHDNELAIFILGGPIVVLPFLLIIVSYARIVSSIFKFPSFQGIRKAFSTCGSHLSVVSLFYGTVIGLYLCPSANNTYVKETIMSLMYTMVTPMLNPFIYSLSNRDIKDALEKIMCKRQIPFFL, from the coding sequence ATGACTAGAAGAAACCAAACTGTCATCTCCCAGTTCCTTCTCCTGGGTCTGCCTATTCCCCCAGAGCACCAGCAACTGTACTATGCCCTGCTCCTGTCCATGTATCTCACCACTGTCCTGGGgaacctcatcatcatcatcctcattcTTCTGGACTCCCAtctccacacacccatgtacttgtTTCTCAGTAATTTATCCTTTGCTGACCTCTGCTTTTCCTCTGTCACAATGCCCAAGTTGTTGCAGAACATGCAAAGCAAAGTTCCATCTATTCCTTATGCAGGTTGCCTGGCACAAATATACTTCTTTCTGTATTTTGGAGACCTTGGAAACTTCCTCCTTGTtgccatggcctatgaccgctatgtggccatctgcttcCCCCTTCATTACATGAGCATCATGAGCCCCAGGCTCTGTGTGAGTCTGGTGCTGCTGTCCTGGGTGCTGACCACCTTCCATGCCATGCTGCACACCTTGCTCATGGCCAGATTGTCATTCTGTGAAGACAATGTGATCCCCCACTACTTTTGTGATATGTCTACTCTGCTTAAAGTGGCTTGTTCTGACACCCATGATAATGAATTAGCAATATTTATTTTAGGGGGTCCTATAGTTGTACTCCCTTTCCTTCTCATCATTGTATCTTATGCAAGAATTGTTTCCTCCATCTTCAAGTTCCCTTCTTTTCAAGGCATCCGTAAAGCCTTTTCTACCTGTGGGTCTCACCTGTCTGTGGTGTCACTGTTCTATGGGACAGTCATTGGTCTCTACTTATGTCCTTCAGCTAATAACACTTATGTGAAGGAGACCATCATGTCTTTAATGTACACGATGGTGACTCCCATGCTGAACCCCTTCATCTACAGCCTGAGTAATAGAGACATAAAAGATGCACTAGAAAAGATAATGTGCAAAAGACAAATTCCCTTCTTCCTATGA